The genome window TTGGAGGAGACGGTATACGTCATGCACTAAAAGAAAAAGGGATTACCACTCAGGAGACCAATCCAGATTATGTAATAGTTGGACTAGACCAATCAATTACATATGAGAAGTTAGCAACAGCTTGTTTGGCGGTAAGGGCTGGTGCAACGTTTATATCAACAAATGGTGATATAGCTATTCCTACTGAACGGGGCTTGTTACCAGGAAACGGTTCATTAACGTCAGTCATTACAGTATCTACTGAAACGAACCCTATCTTTATAGGTAAACCAGAAAAAATTATTATGGAACAAGCATTAAAGGTCCTTGGCACAACTAAAGAAGAGACATTGATGGTTGGCGATAACTATGCAACGGATATCTTAGCCGGAATAAATACTGGCCTAGATACTCTACTTGTTCATACAGGTGTAACAACAAAAGCACACCTACAAGGTTATGACAAGCAACCTACATATGTTATCGACTCACTAGAGGAATGGATAAATAAAATATAGATGGAACAGAGGGTGAGTCAATTATGACTCACCCTCTATTACTACTTTACTCTTCATTCGCAGCTCTATGTGCAAGACGGCTGGATGCTGCTGCTGCAATTGCACCCACAATATCATCAAGGAAAGTATGACAATCTCCTGTATCTTTATTGTTTAACTTCTCTAATATTCCAGGTTTCTGTTTATCTATAAATCCATAGTTTGTAAAACCAATTGAACCATATACATTGACGATTGAAAAGGCTAAAATCTCATCTACTCCATAAAGGCCTTCATCTGATTTTAGAGTAGATAATAGCGGCTCTTCAATTAGTCCTTTTTCTGTTAATACATCAAGCTGAATACCCGTCAGTATTGCGTTTTGGACCTCTCGCTTAGACAAAACCCGATCGACATTCTCTAAGCAATCTTCCATTCGTAAACTAGGATGGTACTTTTCTTGAAGAAAAAAGACTAGATCTGCGATATCTTGAATGGTTACTCCTCTTTCTTCTAACCATTCTCTTGCTTTACGCTCTATTTCACTCATATTTCTTTTCGTCAAAAGCAATCACCCATTTCGTAGTATTTTTACCATTACTCTTTTTAAGACTTAAATCATCCTTATTCAATTTTTATCAAGTTTAGCACAAGTTACCAAACATTGTCACATATAGATGGTTGTAGGTATTTAATATTCAATGTGGAAAGGTGGATCTCTATGGACAAACACCTGCAGGAACATTATAGGCTAAAGATTGATGAGAAAATGTCTATAGGAAGCTATGAGGCATTTCGCTTTCGAAATGTAGTATATACTATTGTACCGATTACTAATATGGAACATGAAGAAATTGTTGAGTTAAAACAGATGAGTGATTATTTAATTAGTACAGGAGAAAGAAATATAGCTTCTATAGTTCCGACAGCTTCCAACAGCTTACTTACTTCTATTGATGATCAGGGAAATATTCTTCTTCTACAAATGCCTACACAACAGCAAGGTATGAGAGGGAACTACTCTCTCGGGAGTCAGCTCGCCGGATTCCATGAAAAGGGGAGGAGATTTCCATATCAGGTTAATCGAAGCAATAGAATAGGGCAATGGAAAAAGTTATGGGAGCAACGCCTTGATCAAATGGAAATCTTCTGTGATGAAAAAGTAAGACAACACCCTTCATCTTATTTTGAGAAGCTTCTGGTGGAATCATTCCCATATTATATAGGGTTGACAGAAAATGCTATTCAATATCTGGTGGATACTGAACTGGATGATCAGCCTATTCACACTGACTCTGCAACGATTTGTCATCATCGATTTACTAGAAATACATGGTTAAATGAAAGAACAGTATTTCCGATTGATTGGGTGTACGACCATGCAAGCCGTGATTTAGCAGAATGGATAAGGGGCGAGTTTACTAATCAATATAAAATCGATTACAATGAAGTGTTTAAATTTACGCGAGATTATGAGCGGGTCACTAGATTATCAACATTCTCATGGAGATTATTATATTCAAGATTATTGTTTCCGGTTCACTACTTTGAATCAATCGAAGGCTATTATTTATCAAGTTCAGAAGCTGAAAAAAAGCAATATGAGATCAGGCTAAGTGAACATTTGAAGCGTTCTACTGACTATGAGTTGTTCCTAAAAGAAATAAATCATCTAATACGTCAAAGTAGAAATAATACTTCAAAAGTACCACAAGTAGGTTGGTTATAAAGCTGCTACAGTTATGAAACTGTAGTTTTTTTTATTGAGATTTAACAAGGACTTAAGCGTTTACATTTCATGAGCTAAAAATTGGTTATTGTAAAAGGAAAGAGAACTCTCTATAATGTCCATTATACAAATACATTTGTTCATTGTAGAAAAACAAAAATAAGGTGGGGAAAGCTATGAAAAAGATATCTGTAGGACTGTTAGGGTTAGGTACAGTCGGGACAGGAGTGGTTACAATCCTGACAAATCATCAAGACAAACTAATGCATCAGGTGGGTTGTCCAATTGAATTAAGAAAGGTATTAGTTCAAGACATAAATAAAGATAGACTAGTAGAAGTTGACCAATCCCTACTAACGTTAGAAGTAGATGATGTCGTTTGTAATCCAGAGATCGACATCGTGATTGAGGTAATGGGTGGAGTAGAAGAAACAAGAAAGCATATTTTAGCTGCTTTAAAAAATAAAAAACATGTTGTAACTGCAAATAAAGATTTAATGGCTTTATACGGACCAGAATTGCTCATGGAAGCAACTAACAACGGCTGTGATCTCTTTTATGAAGCGAGTGTAGCAGGAGGAATTCCTATTCTAAGGAGTTTAGTTGATGGGCTAGCTTCAGACAGAATTACAAAAATGATGGGTATAGTCAATGGGACAACAAATTTTATACTTACAAAAATGAGTAAAGATAAACGGACATATGAGGATGTGTTATCAGAGGCACAGCGATTAGGTTATGCAGAATCTGACCCTACCTCAGACGTTGAAGGCATTGACGCTGCTAGAAAGATGGCCATATTAGCTACACTTGGATTTTCGATGAATATTGCCTTAGATGATGTTAGAATCAAGGGGATTTCAACGATTTCAGAAGAAGATCTAGATTACAGCAAAAGATTTGGGTACACGATGAAGCTTATCGGAATGGCTGCACGTGATGGAGATAGAGTTGAGGTAAGTGTTGAGCCAACTCTCATTTCTGATCACCATCCATTGGCTTCAGTTAATGACGAATATAATGCGGTTTATGTGCTCGGTGAAGCGGTTGGTGAGACAATGTTTTACGGACCAGGTGCAGGGAGCTTACCTACTGCAACTGCCGTTGTATCAGATTTAGTTGCAGTGATGAAAAATATGAGGCTTGGGGTTAATGGTCGCAGTGCTGTTTCTCCTCAATTTGAAAAGAAATTAAAGGTTGCTTCTGAAATAAAATCAAAATACTTTTTAAGAATTCATGTTCAGGATCAAGTTGGAGCATTTTCAAAAATAACAACAGTCTTTACCAACCATGGGGTTAGCTTCGAAAAAATCCTTCAATTACCTTTAAATGATAAGAATATAGCTGAAATTGTAGTTGTAACACATAAAGCTTCACTAAAAGATTATGAAGAAATTTTACAAGAACTTGAAGCATTGGAAGTCATTCATCAGGTTAAGAGTTCGTACAGAGTTGAGGGAGAGGGAATGTAATGCTATGGCAAGGGTTATTAAAGCAGTATGCTAAGTATTTACCGATAAATGATAATACTCCTGTATTATCACTGAACGAAGGAAACACCCCACTTGTTTTTCTTGAGAAGCTATCAGAGAGACTTGGTATTGAACTGCACGTAAAAACGGAGGGAGCCAACCCTACTGGTTCCTTCAAGGACAGAGGAATGGTAATGGCAGTAGCCAAGGCGAAGGAAGAAGGCAGTGATACGGTCATTTGCGCATCTACAGGAAATACATCTGCATCAGCTGCTGCATATGCTGCAAGAGCAGGAATGAAAAGTATTATCGTCATACCAGATGGGAAAATTGCAATGGGGAAGTTAGCTCAAGCAGTTATGTATGGAGCAGAAATCGTTGCAATTCAGGGCAACTTTGATCAAGCTCTTAAAATGGTTAAGAATATAAGCGAAACTGAACCAATCACTCTAGTGAATTCGGTAAATCCATACCGATTAGAAGGGCAGAAGACAGCAGCTTTTGAACTTTGTGACCAATTAGGTAAGGCTCCTGATGTGTTAGCCATTCCTGTAGGAAATGCAGGGAATATATCTGCTTACTGGAAAGGTTTTAAAGAATACCATGACTTAAAACAATCCGGCTTGCCTAAAATGCATGGATTCGAAGCAGAGGGAGCCGCAGCAATAGTTAGAAATAAAATAATTGAAGATCC of Cytobacillus luteolus contains these proteins:
- a CDS encoding TIGR01457 family HAD-type hydrolase, which produces MVKQYKGYLIDLDGTMYRGKERIEAASDFVKALKEKGVPYLFVTNNSSKMPSQVATILEGFDIPVTEEQVFTTSLATANYIYEQDQNASAYVIGGDGIRHALKEKGITTQETNPDYVIVGLDQSITYEKLATACLAVRAGATFISTNGDIAIPTERGLLPGNGSLTSVITVSTETNPIFIGKPEKIIMEQALKVLGTTKEETLMVGDNYATDILAGINTGLDTLLVHTGVTTKAHLQGYDKQPTYVIDSLEEWINKI
- a CDS encoding phosphatidylglycerophosphatase A produces the protein MSEIERKAREWLEERGVTIQDIADLVFFLQEKYHPSLRMEDCLENVDRVLSKREVQNAILTGIQLDVLTEKGLIEEPLLSTLKSDEGLYGVDEILAFSIVNVYGSIGFTNYGFIDKQKPGILEKLNNKDTGDCHTFLDDIVGAIAAAASSRLAHRAANEE
- the yutH gene encoding spore coat putative kinase YutH; its protein translation is MDKHLQEHYRLKIDEKMSIGSYEAFRFRNVVYTIVPITNMEHEEIVELKQMSDYLISTGERNIASIVPTASNSLLTSIDDQGNILLLQMPTQQQGMRGNYSLGSQLAGFHEKGRRFPYQVNRSNRIGQWKKLWEQRLDQMEIFCDEKVRQHPSSYFEKLLVESFPYYIGLTENAIQYLVDTELDDQPIHTDSATICHHRFTRNTWLNERTVFPIDWVYDHASRDLAEWIRGEFTNQYKIDYNEVFKFTRDYERVTRLSTFSWRLLYSRLLFPVHYFESIEGYYLSSSEAEKKQYEIRLSEHLKRSTDYELFLKEINHLIRQSRNNTSKVPQVGWL
- a CDS encoding homoserine dehydrogenase, translated to MKKISVGLLGLGTVGTGVVTILTNHQDKLMHQVGCPIELRKVLVQDINKDRLVEVDQSLLTLEVDDVVCNPEIDIVIEVMGGVEETRKHILAALKNKKHVVTANKDLMALYGPELLMEATNNGCDLFYEASVAGGIPILRSLVDGLASDRITKMMGIVNGTTNFILTKMSKDKRTYEDVLSEAQRLGYAESDPTSDVEGIDAARKMAILATLGFSMNIALDDVRIKGISTISEEDLDYSKRFGYTMKLIGMAARDGDRVEVSVEPTLISDHHPLASVNDEYNAVYVLGEAVGETMFYGPGAGSLPTATAVVSDLVAVMKNMRLGVNGRSAVSPQFEKKLKVASEIKSKYFLRIHVQDQVGAFSKITTVFTNHGVSFEKILQLPLNDKNIAEIVVVTHKASLKDYEEILQELEALEVIHQVKSSYRVEGEGM
- the thrC gene encoding threonine synthase — protein: MLWQGLLKQYAKYLPINDNTPVLSLNEGNTPLVFLEKLSERLGIELHVKTEGANPTGSFKDRGMVMAVAKAKEEGSDTVICASTGNTSASAAAYAARAGMKSIIVIPDGKIAMGKLAQAVMYGAEIVAIQGNFDQALKMVKNISETEPITLVNSVNPYRLEGQKTAAFELCDQLGKAPDVLAIPVGNAGNISAYWKGFKEYHDLKQSGLPKMHGFEAEGAAAIVRNKIIEDPETIATAIRIGNPASWDKAVDAAKSSGGKIDEVTDEEILYAYKLLAREEGIFAEPASCASIAGVMKQVRSGVISKGSLVVAVLTGNGLKDPNIAIDSTNFKPIVLPNEEKVVYRHIRGVVPQC